A genomic window from Pecten maximus chromosome 4, xPecMax1.1, whole genome shotgun sequence includes:
- the LOC117325700 gene encoding geranylgeranyl transferase type-2 subunit alpha-like → MHGRIKVKTTAEQQEAKRKEREKKLKLYNAGTEAVFLKRRNKEFDEEGLKISGEILGVNPDIYSFWNFRREIFIHLRDKRNEAELQKLFEDELHFLEACLKVNPKSYGTWHHRCFVMDAIPEPDWVRELQLCNAFLNLDERNFHCWDYRRHVVLCSNVNLEEELQYTTQKIQSNFSNYSSWHYRSKLLPVIHPDSNHPVAVQEDVLLKEFEVVQNAVFTDPDDQSAWFYQRWLLGRGKKKLQICCVHISRDLQRIVVLLSQPVMMGQGHCLTVSIDSTPVTGKWRTITGSGMYSTLWVLDLPDQCLPVDTQAAVAVTLLDDRYCTKFSEGLHLMPNQKETWAVAEFKQGTRFSTELSAAASSTMVLELDSIRELHSVEPDNKWVMLTMVHLMKATDPEHTKYAAELEESFNKLVAVDTMRKSYYRDLRSKFIIESVLESHDSKVRDLKLCQQGLTCLYHTDWMVLVTSLDLSQNYLKSVKGLSDLQCLQSLNLDNNQLADLQGLAFCRRLTDLSVKNNLICRVEVFEELRTCVYLKKLSVTGNSVCAIEDYVTKICALNKTLQCVDEQSSS, encoded by the exons ATG CATGGAAGAATCAAAGTGAAAACAACTGCGGAACAACAGGAGGCCAAAAGGAAGGAAAGAGAAAAAAAGTTGAAACTCTATAATGCTGGAACAGAAGCTGTGTTCCTTAAG AGGAGAAATAAGGAATTCGATGAGGAGGGTTTGAAAATTTCTGGAGAAATTCTTGGTGTCAATCCcgatatatatagtttctggAATTTTAGAAGAGAAATCTTCATCCATCTCAGAGACAAAAG AAACGAGGCAGAACTACAGAAGCTGTTTGAAGACGAGCTCCATTTCTTGGAGGCATGTCTAAAAGTGAACCCCAAATCTTACGGGACATGGCATCATCGATGTTTTGTCATGGATGCCATTCCAGAACCGGATTGGGTGAGAGAACTACAGCTGTGCAATGCTTTCCTCAACCTGGATGAGAGAAACT TTCACTGCTGGGACTACAGACGTCATGTTGTGTTATGCTCAAATGTTAACCTTGAAGAAGAATTACAATATACTACGCAAAAAATCCAATCCAATTTTTCCAACTATTCTTCATGGCATTATCGGAGTAAACTGCTGCCTGTGATACACCCTGACTCTAATCATCCAGTGGCTGTACAGGAGGATGTACTGCTGAAAG AATTTGAAGTTGTACAGAATGCTGTGTTCACAGATCCAGATGACCAGAGTGCCTGGTTTTACCAGAGGTGGCTGTTGGGTAGAG GTAAGAAGAAGCTACAAATATGCTGTGTTCACATATCTAGGGATCTCCAGAGGATAGTTGTTCTGCTGTCACAACCAGTTATG atgggtcaaggtcactgccTCACTGTCAGTATTGACAGCACACCAGTTACAGGGAAATGGAGGACAATCACTGGTTCTGGAATGTATTCCACACTATGG GTGCTTGACCTACCTGACCAGTGTTTGCCAGTGGACACACAGGCCGCAGTGGCGGTCACCTTATTGGATGACCGCTACTGTACCAAATTCTCAGAGGGCTTGCACCTGATGCCAAACCAGAAGGAAACCTGGGCAGTAGCAGAATTCAAACAAGGAACTCGGTTTAG TACAGAACTAAGTGCAGCTGCTTCCTCCACCATGGTGCTGGAGCTGGATAGCATCCGTGAACTTCACTCCGTGGAGCCCGACAACAAAT GGGTCATGCTGACGATGGTCCACTTGATGAAGGCCACGGACCCAGAACACACGAAATATGCGGCTGAGCTGGAGGAGAGTTTTAACAAACTCGTGGCAGTGGATACTATGAGGAAATCTTACTACAGAGATTTGA GGAGCAAATTCATTATTGAGAGTGTTTTGGAGTCGCATGATTCCAAGGTGCGTGATCTGAAATTGTGCCAACAAGGACTCACTTGTCTCTACCACACTGATTGGATGGTTCTGGTGACCTCGCTTGACCTTTCCCAGAATTACCTCAAATCTGTAAAAGGCTTGTCAGATCTACAATGTCTGCAAAGTCTAAACCTGGACAATAATCAGCTGGCAGATTTACAAGGACTAGCATTTTGCAGGAGACTTACAGACCTGTCTGTCAAGAATAACT TAATATGTCGTGTTGAAGTCTTTGAAGAACTAAGAACGTGTGTCTATCTGAAGAAGTTGTCTGTAACGGGAAATTCAGTATGTGCCATTGAAGATTATGTAACAAAAATATGTGCTCTCAACAAAACTCTCCAGTGTGTTGATGAACAGTCCTCCTCATGA